In Onychostoma macrolepis isolate SWU-2019 chromosome 04, ASM1243209v1, whole genome shotgun sequence, one DNA window encodes the following:
- the vhll gene encoding von Hippel-Lindau-like protein — MAKQEAPAPLKSLNSNDPTFITFINKSSQNAEAWWLDFEGKPVSYGAIQPRSSLQMKTFLTHPWIFRAPDGAKLQVNLSEVYFPTPVQYEVYGYPRYQPVYVTAPVYSLQEYCIRLIRSMVRKRDICKLEIPEGLRKDLSQAPDLLRDIQILAAKRSINGSN; from the exons ATGGCCAAACAGGAAGCGCCCGCACCCCTGAAATCTCTCAACTCGAACGATCCAACATTCAtcacttttattaataaatccaGCCAGAATGCCGAAGCGTGGTGGCTAGACTTCGAGGGGAAGCCGGTGTCTTACGGCGCCATACAACCGAGGAGTTCGCTTCAGATGAAAACCTTTTTGA CTCATCCGTGGATCTTCAGAGCACCTGACGGAGCTAAACTGCAGGTTAACCTCAGCGAAGTTTACTTTCCAACTCCTGTGCAGTATGAGGTGTACGGATACCCGCGGTACCAGCCTGTCTATGTCACTGCACCAG TGTACTCATTACAAGAATACTGTATACGGTTAATCAGGAGTATGGTGAGAAAAAGAGACATCTGCAAGCTGGAAATCCCCGAGGGTTTGAGAAAGGACCTCAGCCAAGCTCCTGATCTACTGAGAGACATTCAGATTTTAGCTGCCAAGAGATCAATAAATGGTTCAAACTGA